AAATGGGCATGGCATTGACTGGCCCGAATTGATGGCTTTCAAGCGCACCTTCACCGACGATATACCTCCGATGATGGAAGAGGGATTTACGAGCCAAGGGATTGACACCTTCCATGGGCTGGCGAAGTTTACCGGACGGAACACCGTTCAGGTCGGTGATAAGGTGCTTGAAGGGCGGTACATCCTTATCGCCT
This is a stretch of genomic DNA from Dehalococcoidales bacterium. It encodes these proteins:
- a CDS encoding FAD-dependent oxidoreductase, which translates into the protein MKAEAVDQAQRLSGKGIRANGHGIDWPELMAFKRTFTDDIPPMMEEGFTSQGIDTFHGLAKFTGRNTVQVGDKVLEGRYILIASGAEPMKLGIDGEEYLVTSERFLELENLPGRIVMVGGRLHRL